In Phyllopteryx taeniolatus isolate TA_2022b chromosome 6, UOR_Ptae_1.2, whole genome shotgun sequence, one genomic interval encodes:
- the LOC133480087 gene encoding hepcidin-like: MKTFRFSVAVMIILALFYIQDGYTLSTDNGDPNQDMVKARDEEMIYEIPADHWKVASNNRQKRHTEPGACRFCCSHNCCGRGDFCGLCCQW; the protein is encoded by the exons ATGAAGACCTTCAGGTTTTCTGTTGCAGTAATGATCATACTTGCCCTCTTTTATATTCAAGATGGTTACACCTTATCTACTGATAATGGG GATCCTAACCAGGATATGGTGAAAGCAAGAGATGAAGAGATGATCTATGAGATCCCAGCGGACCACTGGAAG GTGGCATCCAACAACAGACAGAAACGTCACACTGAACCTGGAGCTTGCCGCTTTTGCTGTTCGCATAACTGCTGTGGCCGGGGGGATTTCTGCGGCCTCTGCTGTCAATGGTGA
- the LOC133479627 gene encoding hepcidin-like translates to MMKTSFCVTVTIMLALYFIQEGCTTLTDNGDPNQDMVEARDETAAEFYEIPAHHWKVAYNNRQKRHADPGACRFCCNCCGRTNFCGLCCKW, encoded by the exons ATGATGAAGACCAGTTTTTGTGTCACAGTGACGATCATGCTTGCCCTCTATTTTATTCAGGAGGGTTGCACCACCTTGACTGATAATGGG GATCCTAACCAGGATATGGTGGAAGCAAGAGATGAAACAGCTGCTGAATTCTATGAGATCCCAGCGCACCACTGGAAG GTGGCATACAACAACAGGCAGAAACGCCACGCTGACCCTGGAGCATGCCGCTTTTGCTGTAACTGCTGCGGTCGTACGAATTTCTGCGGCCTCTGCTGTAAATGGTGA